One genomic region from Flexibacter flexilis DSM 6793 encodes:
- a CDS encoding alpha/beta hydrolase family protein, with translation MEKFSVLTADNYRIAATRFVPENPNGNVIVICSATGIKQRFYAGFAAKFAAQGYTVYTYDYRGIGLSKPDKISGFQATMRDWATKDFQAITDFVTDAHPNARKFHIGHSIGGIFIGLTPAYKQYDAFVTVAAQFGYWKNFYNKNKPAVLWFFYVLVPVLSKMLGYFPSKVKSMGESLPVGVAKDWRTLIVSKKSAMALAEQSYNFYEKIDKPVLVISLEDDWIAPEKAVDIFVQKMLKNAKVERKHILLSEAKTKAIGHVNFFRNKFEKNLWNIPLNWLETV, from the coding sequence ATGGAAAAATTCAGCGTACTGACGGCTGACAATTACCGTATCGCGGCTACTCGTTTTGTGCCCGAAAACCCCAACGGAAATGTAATTGTAATTTGCAGTGCCACAGGCATAAAGCAGCGTTTTTATGCGGGTTTTGCGGCCAAATTTGCTGCGCAAGGCTATACGGTTTACACCTATGACTATCGTGGAATTGGTCTTTCAAAGCCAGACAAAATATCTGGTTTTCAAGCTACTATGCGCGATTGGGCTACCAAAGATTTTCAAGCAATTACTGATTTTGTAACAGATGCGCACCCCAATGCTCGTAAGTTTCATATTGGGCATAGCATTGGTGGCATTTTTATCGGACTTACACCCGCCTACAAACAATATGATGCCTTCGTAACAGTGGCCGCCCAATTTGGTTATTGGAAGAATTTTTATAATAAAAATAAACCCGCTGTGCTTTGGTTTTTTTATGTTTTAGTGCCTGTTTTAAGCAAAATGTTGGGCTATTTTCCTTCCAAAGTAAAGAGTATGGGCGAGTCGTTGCCTGTGGGTGTTGCCAAAGATTGGCGCACGCTTATTGTTAGTAAAAAATCGGCGATGGCATTGGCCGAACAATCCTATAATTTTTACGAAAAAATAGATAAACCTGTGCTGGTAATTAGCTTGGAAGACGACTGGATTGCTCCCGAAAAAGCCGTTGATATTTTCGTACAAAAAATGCTTAAAAATGCGAAAGTAGAACGTAAACATATTTTACTTTCGGAAGCTAAAACAAAAGCAATTGGTCACGTTAATTTTTTTAGAAATAAATTTGAAAAAAACCTCTGGAATATTCCGTTAAATTGGCTGGAAACCGTCTGA
- the gloA2 gene encoding SMU1112c/YaeR family gloxylase I-like metalloprotein codes for MLGIEKIHHIAIICSDYERSKRFYTEILGFEIVAETYRQERQSYKLDLSLAGQYVIELFSFPAPPPRVSRPEAAGLRHLAFQVADIEAATAFLQEKNVITEAIRTDEFTRKRFTFFSDPDGLPLELYEK; via the coding sequence ATGCTTGGCATAGAAAAAATACATCATATTGCAATTATTTGCTCGGATTACGAACGCTCCAAACGATTTTATACCGAAATCTTGGGCTTTGAAATTGTGGCCGAAACGTATCGGCAAGAGCGACAGTCATACAAATTGGATTTGTCGTTGGCGGGTCAGTATGTAATAGAACTTTTTTCATTTCCTGCGCCGCCGCCGCGTGTGTCCAGACCCGAAGCGGCAGGCCTTAGGCACTTGGCTTTTCAGGTGGCTGATATTGAGGCTGCTACGGCATTTCTACAAGAAAAAAATGTAATAACAGAGGCTATCAGAACCGATGAGTTTACACGCAAACGTTTTACATTCTTCTCAGACCCCGACGGACTGCCCTTAGAATTATACGAAAAATAG
- a CDS encoding DUF6814 family protein: MKALKRFLGIVWLAFAAFSGYFCIFTFGLPKLATGKQDDLVFGIIILAILTPLIVAGLATFGYFSVKGEYDDV; encoded by the coding sequence ATGAAAGCATTAAAGCGTTTTTTAGGTATCGTATGGCTTGCTTTTGCCGCCTTTTCTGGATACTTCTGCATATTTACTTTTGGTTTACCAAAATTAGCTACAGGCAAGCAAGATGACCTCGTTTTCGGGATTATTATTCTTGCAATTCTTACTCCTCTTATTGTTGCAGGTTTGGCCACTTTCGGCTATTTCTCTGTAAAAGGTGAGTACGATGACGTATAA